GGTCAAATAGTGCCTATGACCACCTTGCAAAATGCGGTAGCGCGGAATATGGTAGCCAGCCTCTCCGTGCCCGTAATTCATGTAGGTTACACAATTACTACTGATGCCTTAGACAAGCTTTACAAACAGATAAAATCTAAAGGTGTGACAATGACAGCACTACTAGCGAAAGCCGTAGCGGTGACATTGCAAAAACACCCGTTGTTAAATGCTAGCTACTCAGAACAAGGTATTGTATATCACAGTGATATTAACGTTGCTGTAGCAGTGGCAATGGATGATGGCGGATTAATAACGCCCGTGTTACAGAATGCAGACATGCTGGATATATATTCTGTATCGCGTAATTGGAAATCTTTGGTAGAGCGTGCGAGAGTCAAAAAGCTGCAACCAGAAGAATACAACAGCGGCACATTTACCGTGTCGAACTTGGGGATGTTTGGTGTAGACAGATTTGATGCAATTTTACCACCCGGACAAGGTTCAATTTTAGCGATCGGTGCATCCAGTCCGCAAGTTGTAGCTACAGCAGATGGTTTGTTTGGCGTCAAGCAACAAATGCAAGTTAATATTACTTGCGATCACCGGATTATTTATGGTGCTGATGCTGCTGCATTCTTGCGAGATTTAGCGAAGTTAATTGAGACTGATACTCAATCTTTGACAATGTAATTTGGATTCATCCGACACAATATTACATCAAGTAGAGACGTTCCATCGGAACGTCTCTACATTAGTTTTTAGGCAAACTAATATCTAAGTGACATACGACAACACCCTAAAATATCTAGTTAAACAGTATCCAGAACAATTCATTCGCTCGTTACTATCATCTGAACCGAGGGATATTCAAATCCTCAAAACCGAATTAAACCAAGAATTCATCCGTGCTGACTCAGTAACTTTTCTGCAAACCCCGAACCAAATTCTACACATAGAGTTTCAAACTTTACCTGCATCGACACCACCTTTGCCGCTGCGGATGCTAGACTACTGGGTGCGGCTTTATCGTCAGTACAATTGCGATATTGAGCAGGTAGTAATTTTTCTTAAACCGACTTCTTCAGAAGCTGCATTTGTTGAGCAATTTACCGCTCGTAATACCTCTCACCGCTACCGCATTATCCGAATGTGGGAGCAAAACCCAGAACCGTTGCTGACATCTTCTGCTTTACTTCCCTTGGCAACTCTAGCACAAACAGATTCCCCTGAAACCTTGCTTCAACAGATTGCAGTCAAAGTGAGTATGATTGAAGAAACAGCAATCCAGCAAAGCATTTCGGCATGTACACAATTGCGTAGGGGATTTACAAATAAAAACGCTCAAAATTTTATTGTGGGATAGGTGTCAAGGCAAGCGCAATGCGAGTATTTAACGGGCAAGGATGCCCGTTCCACAAGATAATTACTAGAAGGTGATTAATTTTGGGAATTTATTAGTGGTGAATAAACTGGGTTTATTGGAGTTAGTCTTTGATGCAGACGACTTGTTTAAGCATCACTATTAGTTCAGCTAATTCAGGTAAATTAGATATTGTTACATTAATAGCTTCAGGATTATTCCATGTTGAATCGCCAACAATTATAAAAATCACTTCATCAGGATATTGGAGCTTGAACTCTTTTAGCTTTTCCTGAAAAGAACTGAGAGTAATGTTGTAAGGATTTTTTATCTCAAACCAGTAACCATCAACCCAAAAGTCAGGTGTAAACGTGGTAACTTCGTTATTGATATTGAGTGTAAAAACTTGAGGTTCATACTTATAATATAAACCTTGATGTATGAGCCATAGCGCAAATACATGCTCGTATGAACTACGTACATAATGTCCAATATCTTTCCTAAAACCACCTTTACCAAATCCAGCTTTAGGACTTAATTTCAATCTTCCACTAGCAAAACCATCTTTACGTCGTTTTGATAATAATATACGATGTTCAGGCGATAGAATTCGACCTCTACGTTGTTGACTAAACTTAGCTCTAGTTTCTTTTGTATGTTTGTAACCTAGATGACCTAGACTGTTTTGCTTAGATATGAACTTAGCTTTTTCGACTCCATAAAACTCAATATTGGATTTACCTTTTCTAAGAATGCCAAGTTCTCTTATAGCTTTTGTCTGACGTATCGAAAGAGTTGGATCTTTTGCATGAGCTAACTTCATGGCTTCCGAACGCAGCTTTCTAGTATTTGCAGATTGAATATAAACAGAATTTTGAATACCGTATTCTTTCATCCTTCTTCTAAAGGTACTGATAGAAACCCCACAAATCTCCGCTGCTTCTTCAACAGTTTTTGAGAAAAGCAGATGTTGAATTTTTTCTTTATTAATATTTGTATAACGCTTCATTAACAAGTTTGATAGCTTATCTTTAAAGCATTATACTACTATTCATTAACCTTTAACACATACAACTTGCTTTAAAGTAGCAACTACTTCTACAAGATCTGTTTGTTGATTAATGACTTGCTCTATCGGCTTGTAAGCACCAGGAATTTCATCTAAAACGCCTGTATCTTTGCGACATTCAACACCCTTGGTTTGCTCAATTAAATCATCGAGTGTATAAGTATTTTTTGCCTTATTTCGAGATAGCAAACGTCCCGCACCATGACTGCAAGAACAAAAGCTGTGAGCATTACCTTTACCTTTAACAATGTAGGATTTTGCCCCCATTGAACCGGGAATAATGCCATAATCTTCTTTCTGTGCGCGGACTGCACCTTTGCGAGTGACATACACATCCTCACCGAAATGTATTTCTTTCTCAGCATAATTGTGATGACAATTTACCTCTAATAAAGGCTTAATTGCCTTTCCACCCGCTAGATGTTTCTCGACAATGCGCTTGAAACGCGCCATCATTACATCGCGGT
Above is a genomic segment from Tolypothrix sp. NIES-4075 containing:
- a CDS encoding dihydrolipoamide acetyltransferase family protein — its product is MSIQEVFMPALSSTMTEGKIVSWVKSPGDKVEKGETVVVVESDKADMDVESFYEGYLATILVQAGESAPVGSAIALLAETEAEIEQALAQGNTGSEKAATSEATAATAPGQMAAPATQTPALASQNGSNHREGRLIASPRARKLAKEMKVDLGKLTGSGPYGRIVASDVEASVGTKQPAAPVASPPPAQVTKTAAPAPTPVAASAPAPIPGQIVPMTTLQNAVARNMVASLSVPVIHVGYTITTDALDKLYKQIKSKGVTMTALLAKAVAVTLQKHPLLNASYSEQGIVYHSDINVAVAVAMDDGGLITPVLQNADMLDIYSVSRNWKSLVERARVKKLQPEEYNSGTFTVSNLGMFGVDRFDAILPPGQGSILAIGASSPQVVATADGLFGVKQQMQVNITCDHRIIYGADAAAFLRDLAKLIETDTQSLTM